In Marmota flaviventris isolate mMarFla1 chromosome 17, mMarFla1.hap1, whole genome shotgun sequence, a single genomic region encodes these proteins:
- the LOC114080955 gene encoding keratin, type I cytoskeletal 25, which yields MSLRLSSGSRRSGTRPSTGSLRLSSGAASFGAGNACGIPGIGSGFSCAFGGSSSGGNAGTGNPCAGFTMNEGGLLSGNEKVTMQNLNDRLASYLDNVRALEEANADLEQKIKGWYEKFGPGSCRGLDHDYSRYFPIIEDLKNQIIASTTSNANAVLQIDNARLTADDFRLKYENELALHQSVEADVNGLRRVLDEITLCRTDLEIQYETLSEELTYLKKNHKEEMQALQCAAGGNVNVEMNAAPGVDLTVLLNNMRAEYEALAEQNRRDAEAWFNEKSASLQQQISEDVGATTSARNELTEMKRTLQTLEIELQSLLATKQSLECSLTETEGNYCTQLAQIQAQIGALEEQLHQVRTETEGQKLEYEQLLDLKVHLEKEIETYCLLIGGDDGACKSGGYKSKDYGSGNMGNQIKDPAKAIVVKKVLEEVDQRSKILTTRLHSLEEKSQSN from the exons ATGTCTCTTCGACTTTCCAGCGGATCCAGGAGATCCGGTACCCGTCCCAGCACCGGATCGCTCAGGCTCTCCAGCGGGGCAGCCAGTTTCGGGGCTGGGAATGCATGCGGTATTCCAGGCATTGGAAGTGGCTTCTCTTGCGCCTTTGGGGGCAGTTCATCAGGAGGAAACGCAGGAACAGGCAACCCCTGCGCTGGCTTCACTATGAATGAGGGGGGCCTCCTGTCTGGCAATGAGAAGGTGACCATGCAGAACCTCAACGACCGTCTGGCGTCCTACCTGGATAACGTGCGCGCTCTGGAGGAGGCCAACGCCGACCTGGAGCAGAAGATCAAGGGCTGGTATGAGAAATTTGGGCCCGGTTCTTGCCGGGGTCTCGATCACGACTACAGTAGATACTTCCCAATCATTGAGGATCTTAAAAATCAG ATCATTGCTTCCACCACCAGCAATGCTAATGCTGTCCTACAGATCGATAATGCCAGACTGACAGCTGATGATTTTAGACTCAA gtatgaaAATGAGCTGGCTCTTCACCAGAGCGTAGAGGCTGATGTCAATGGGTTACGCAGAGTTTTGGATGAAATAACCCTGTGCAGAACTGACCTGGAGATTCAGTATGAAACCCTGAGTGAAGAGTTGACTTACCTCAAGAAGAACCATAAGGAG GAAATGCAGGCTCTGCAGTGCGCGGCGGGAGGCAACGTGAACGTGGAGATGAACGCCGCCCCCGGGGTGGACCTCACGGTGCTGCTGAACAACATGCGAGCCGAGTACGAGGCCCTGGCTGAGCAGAACCGCCGGGACGCCGAGGCCTGGTTCAACGAAAAG AGCGCTTCTCTGCAGCAGCAGATCTCTGAGGATGTGGGAGCCACAACCTCTGCCCGGAACGAGCTGACGGAAATGAAGCGCACTCTCCAGACCCTGGAAATCGAACTGCAGTCGCTCTTAGCCACG AAACAGTCCCTGGAGTGCTCCTTGACAGAGACCGAAGGCaactactgcacccagctggcGCAAATCCAGGCTCAGATTGGGGCCCTGGAAGAGCAACTGCACCAGGTCAGGACTGAGACCGAGGGCCAGAAACTGGAGTATGAGCAGCTCCTGGACCTCAAGGTCCACCTGGAGAAGGAAATTGAGACCTACTGCCTCCTCATTGGCGGAGATGATGG GGCCTGTAAGTCTGGAGGTTACAAATCTAAAGATTATGGATCTGGAAACATGGGAAATCAAATCAAAG atcCAGCCAAAGCCATTGTGGTTAAGAAAGTTCTTGAGGAGGTCGATCAACGCAGCAAAATCCTAACCACCAGGCTCCACTCCCTGGAAGAAAAATCTCAAAGCAATTAA